The Suncus etruscus isolate mSunEtr1 chromosome 14, mSunEtr1.pri.cur, whole genome shotgun sequence genome contains a region encoding:
- the GINS3 gene encoding DNA replication complex GINS protein PSF3 isoform X1 has translation MSESYFRVESGALGPEENFLSLDDILMSQEKLPVRTETAIPRLGSFFLERSGAADPDQAIPQTFIGRFRRIMDSSQNAYNEDTSGLVARLDEMERGLFQTGQKGLNDFQCWERGQASQITASSLVQTYRKRKFTDMDN, from the exons ATGTCCGAGTCTTATTTCCGGGTGGAGTCGGGAGCGCTTGGGCCGGAGGAGAACTTTCTGTCCCTGGACGACATCCTCATGTCCCAGGAGAAGCTCCCGGTGCGCACCGAGACGGCCATTCCTCGCCTCGGCTCGTTCTTCCTGGAGCGCAGCGGGGCTGCGGACCCCGACCAGGCGATCCCGCAG ACCTTCATTGGACGCTTCCGCAGGATCATGGACTCCTCCCAGAATGCTTATAATGAAGACACTTCGGGCTTGGTAGCCAGGCTGGATGAGATGGAGAGGGGCCTGTTTCAGACAGGCCAGAAAGGACTGAATGACTTTCAGTGCTGGGAACGGGGCCAGGCCTCTCAGATCACAGCTTCCAGCTTGGTTCAGACCTACCGGAAGAGAAAATTCACTGATATGGACAACTGA
- the GINS3 gene encoding DNA replication complex GINS protein PSF3 isoform X2 — protein sequence MSESYFRVESGALGPEENFLSLDDILMSQEKLPVRTETAIPRLGSFFLERSGAADPDQAIPQGSKLELPLWLAKGLFDNKRRILSVELPKIYQEGWRTVFSADANVVDLHKLGPHFYAFGSQLLYFDSPENGDISQSLLQTFIGRFRRIMDSSQNAYNEDTSGLVARLDEMERGLFQTGQKGLNDFQCWERGQASQITASSLVQTYRKRKFTDMDN from the exons ATGTCCGAGTCTTATTTCCGGGTGGAGTCGGGAGCGCTTGGGCCGGAGGAGAACTTTCTGTCCCTGGACGACATCCTCATGTCCCAGGAGAAGCTCCCGGTGCGCACCGAGACGGCCATTCCTCGCCTCGGCTCGTTCTTCCTGGAGCGCAGCGGGGCTGCGGACCCCGACCAGGCGATCCCGCAG GGCTCCAAACTGGAACTCCCCTTGTGGCTAGCCAAAGGGCTGTTTGACAACAAAAGGCGCATCCTTTCCGTGGAGCTCCCCAAGATCTACCAGGAGGGCTGGAGGACCGTGTTCAGCGCTGATGCCAATGTGGTGGACCTCCACAAACTGGGCCCACACTTCTATGCGTTTGGCTCCCAGCTTCTGTATTTTGACAGCCCAGAGAATGGAGACATTTCCCAGTCACTCCTGCAG ACCTTCATTGGACGCTTCCGCAGGATCATGGACTCCTCCCAGAATGCTTATAATGAAGACACTTCGGGCTTGGTAGCCAGGCTGGATGAGATGGAGAGGGGCCTGTTTCAGACAGGCCAGAAAGGACTGAATGACTTTCAGTGCTGGGAACGGGGCCAGGCCTCTCAGATCACAGCTTCCAGCTTGGTTCAGACCTACCGGAAGAGAAAATTCACTGATATGGACAACTGA